DNA sequence from the Scophthalmus maximus strain ysfricsl-2021 chromosome 1, ASM2237912v1, whole genome shotgun sequence genome:
agccaacttttttttctaaatcggCCTCAGTTGTTTGCTCTGCTCAGTGATTCTGTGTTCACCTCCATATTCACAGACGACCAGGAATCAAAGGCTGATGATGGAAACACTGATGACAAAACCCCTCAAGACCAGCCAGCAGAAGAGGTACGAGCACATAGCAGTGTACATGCTGGACTATTCCAGGAACCAGTAATGACATCTTTACTCAGAGATACTGTAGTGAGGTGCACACGGTTTGATGTGACCTCTCACACGTGGGCGCATCTGACACATTCCCTGCAATAATGTCTGTGTAACATGGCATTCTTTCATCTCGTGGTCTCGTGGAAATATCTTGTCATGATCGCATTGATTATGACATCAGTAACTGGAGTCTGATGCAAGCAATCTTATAATTTTCCGATAAAATTTGACCGACTTAAAAGTTTACTCTCTGAAGAATTTAGATTATTTAACCTGACTGGCATTAAGGTTCcgtgactaataataataataataataattatatatatatatatatatacatttttattattatcattttttttcttcttcttatttaaCTTCTGTACACCTGTGCTCTTCCCTGGTGGAAAATGACCAGCcattggaaaataaatgtgtgaaattacAATTAGTTCAGGCACCTGTCCATTCATAAATAGCAAACAGACGTCCAAAATGTGTAATATTCACAAGGGATGATGTTGGTAAAAAGATCTAACGTGCAACACCAGGTGATAATATGTCTATTATTATGGATTTATAATCAGTTATAATGGGGTGCTCATTTTTGacagggaaaacaaaatgaatgaacacaaaacaaacaacagcaggaTTAAGATACAGAAATAATGCAAACACCACTTGTAGATAATATCTACCTTTTACAGTAAGCACACAAAATAATAACCATTGTTTGGTTTGCCATGCTACAGTAGGAAGCTCAAATgcctatttttctttctccactacTTGTTGCACAATGATTGATGTTCCATTAAAAGgttcttggattttttttttttttaatttaatctctGCTTGATTTGTAAGAGCTCAAGATTCTCTAGTGCTGTGTGTATAGGTCAGAGGGGGGAATTATTGTAAACAATCCAATCACACCACGTACCTATTACAATCTAGTATTGAGAGCTATAAATCGTTTCTATGGTATTATTCCATTACAGAAACCAGCAGATGAAGATGCAAAGGCTGCAGAGGAGAATGGTGAAAAagcagagaagcaggaggaacctgctgctggaaacaccaaagaagaagaagcagaagaagcagaagaagcagaaggagcagaagaagcagaagaagcagaaggagcagaagaagcagaagaagacgTGTCCGCCAGCAAAGCCGACAAGGAAGAAGACCAGGACACGGATGGTGAAAAAGAGGTAGGGGAAGAGATGAAGGAAAATGAAGAGACAAGTAATGAAGAAGAGGCTGAGGCAACAGCAGGACCCGAGGAGAAAGAGGATGAGGTAAAAGAAGAAGtacagggggaggaggaggtcacGGATGAGAGTAAGGGGGAGGTTAAGAGTGAGGAGCAGGGGTCCAGCGGTAGCAACAGCGATAAGAGCCAGGGCAGTAACGAGAAAGAGGATGGAAGCCATGCGTCTTCTGAGGGCGAAAAGGACGAGCAGGGCGAGAACACAGAAGAGGGGAAGCAAGATGAAGacagggaaaaggaggagagaagcagcaaGGACGAGAATAGTGATgtacacacagaggaggagcagaacgGGACGGAAAACAGCGACGACCCGGGGAAGACTCAGTCAGATAACGAGACAAAGGACGACGATAAAGACAAAAGTAACAGTAGCGACGGTAACCAGGAGGGAGATGTGAGCAAAACAGACGGGGACGCCGACAAAGAGtcgggggaagaggagagaaaggagaacgGCGAGGTCAGCGGAGAAGACGATGGAGAGGTGGAGAGTGAAGCAGAGCTGGACGCGGAGGACACAAATTCGGCCGGGGGGAAAGATACCACCGCGAATGGGGAGAgaggggcggagggaggggacGGAGAGAACGGAGAGAACGGAGAGAACGGCAGGAAAGAGAAGGattaggaagaagaagaagaggaacacgTCAAAGCCGTGGGATTCGCAGTGCCGAAAATGGGAAAAGCAATATCTTACAACAATGTGAAAGTGAAGGCAGGTAGCAGAGCCAATCCGTGGAAAGTAAAGCAAAGCATGACGTGACTGCAAGTCAGACACATTTATTAGATGGCCTTGTAGAAGTCGCCCtgaaaagaaagtgattttgCCGTAGTAGAATCGTTGAATGTCTGACAGCTACATAAggtcaaaggcaaaaaaaaaaaaaacgactttaAAATTCAGGTATGCCGTATATCCAAAAGCTGTTCACCGAAACATTCCTCGCGTCTGAACAGAGACAAAGAATAAAAGCTATACTAATACATcttcattttatattcataagACATACTGCAAAAGTTTGGGCTGCTTTATTGATCCCGTAAACACTGTGGGCACTGTAGTGAGGTGATGCAGGGAAATaacttaaattgtttttttgtttttttccaaaaaatataAGTTTATTAACTGGGTATGATTCTGCTAGcttgttgtgaaatgtgtttttttttttgtatgtatggctttttttttttctttctctcagagTAATTGATGAGATATATGTGACACCGTGTCTGCGTGAATGTTGAGCTGAATTATATGATAATCCTTCATTAGTCATTATGTCTCATGgatatgtgtttatttgtattcattcatttatcttctaccatataaataaataagaaaataacaatTGATTTACACAGACACATCAATACAAGTGTTTTCAGCTTGCTTACATTCATAATAAAGGATTATTTCAGTACATTAATTGCTTCTTGCAGATTCAAATCACCTCTATATTTTTCACCACTTCATTGATCAATTTCATTCGCatatcaacaataaaaaaaaatgacaagaaagaCAAACTTCTCTTTTGGAAATCTTCATTTGATAgtttccacacacaaaaaaaaactaccagtGCATTTTGTATTTCGGggaatgttatttttcttcctttaattACCTTTAATCATATCCTCTCTATAAATCTGTAGGTTTCggatgtttttatatttaatattatatgatATGTTTAGTGGTAACCACATGATTGAGTCTTGTATTATGCTTATATTTATCTATAGACATTTCTCTGCCTCAACTGCTATAGACTCCGTTCATCGCGCCTCCCtaaaacacattacatttacacATCACGGCACTTtgtatggaaaaaaagggatgcGAATTTCCAACAATAAGACCAGAACCACATCACTTCCTCATCAAAATTCAAGAAAAGACAGGCCCAAGGAGTTGACAGTCCTCGCCCCCACGTAGTCACACGAGCACATGGCACTAAGTAACGTCAGCTCCAAATTCAGCGCAAAAGGCTtcagtgatgtacagtatattctgCTGCGTTGCCGGGTCAACTGATCCTTAGAGCTAAAGGTTAGCACATGCTGGAAACAAGAGTCTGTGATGTTTCAGTCAAGAAGAAGCATCACCAGTATCGCAGAATTCTTATGTCAGTCAGAGGGAGTCATCTCTCTGCAGGTCTTCTAATGCGTTCTAACTGCGTAAAAGCTTTTCATTTGTTCCAAAGGTGCTTCATGAATAAAGCTTAGTGACTTGTTTGATACACAAGGTAGCTCTTCACGAAGCACCTTCCCACTTTCCGTGTGTCATGTTTTAATTGAATCATTtggtctctttcttttccccacgATAAACCAACGGGTTGCATGAATTAGCTGTAAACTGCCTCCCACATGGCAGGAAGCTATAGTGTGAACTGTGATCTATTCCTGTGTCTGCGAGATGGCCCCGCTGCCCCCTCCGTCCCTGCAGCTGCTCAAATTGGGATTCAGGcagtctgtgttgtttgtgaGTCACCATCccacgggagagggagagagagagagagagagagagagagaggaagacggagacggagagagcaaagagcaagtgacagagaaaggaggaggaggtgtgtgtttgtgtgtgtgtgtgtgtgtgtgtgtgtgtgcgcgtgtatgaGTCATAAAGCCTGACTGGTCGGGGTGATGATGCTCAAGGTGCTATTTCTGGTTCTACCACTAACTCTGTCTTATTTCCTCCACTGGCCCCTttcagtgtgttcatgtgtgtatgtgtgtgtgtgtgtgtgtgtgtgtgtgtaaaactcacaaagaaaataacaacacattCATTAGGCCATTCAGCCTAATGACCAATGCGATGTTCTCAGTATCATAAGTCGCACCGTAGAACAATCAAAATGAAGGTTTAtgtactgactgtatat
Encoded proteins:
- the LOC118292679 gene encoding doublecortin domain-containing protein 2-like gives rise to the protein MGSEKPNFLSQPVVKNIFMFRNGDPYYEARRLVINQKRVSNFETLLREVTGGIQPPFGAVRNIYTPRGGHKVDCLDSLQSGEQYVAAGRERFKKMDYQQIGSRKRRMLQAPPVPAKPPPHHRIIVSARFLKPIKEPCTIFVVANGDVLNPAARLLIHQRMLGQFDRILELVTEKMGLRVLGGVRSLYTYEGHQVTDGNLLESGQLYVAVGREKFKRLSYSDLLFTRPRGTRRVNGMKAFSLPPIYRFSKQNGNNKSTVRCSASGDGDLKTSPPGHHGNNREHLSSIVREISQARLISLRKKRSGQSVTLTISDNDDQESKADDGNTDDKTPQDQPAEEKPADEDAKAAEENGEKAEKQEEPAAGNTKEEEAEEAEEAEGAEEAEEAEGAEEAEEDVSASKADKEEDQDTDGEKEVGEEMKENEETSNEEEAEATAGPEEKEDEVKEEVQGEEEVTDESKGEVKSEEQGSSGSNSDKSQGSNEKEDGSHASSEGEKDEQGENTEEGKQDEDREKEERSSKDENSDVHTEEEQNGTENSDDPGKTQSDNETKDDDKDKSNSSDGNQEGDVSKTDGDADKESGEEERKENGEVSGEDDGEVESEAELDAEDTNSAGGKDTTANGERGAEGGDGENGENGENGRKEKD